Below is a window of Trichosurus vulpecula isolate mTriVul1 chromosome 4, mTriVul1.pri, whole genome shotgun sequence DNA.
AGCCTTCTTATAAACTGCTATGGATAAGAAAACACAAAAGCACACAATCAGGAAAAAATGAACAAGTTCAATAAAACGGAATAAAATCTGATAAATTATTAAAGTTATCACTGTACTGGCCACAAAACAGTAACCGTGAAGTACTTGgcattcataaaaaataaaataaaataataatgattgttAAATGaaccttttttccttctcacttcATCTCTGGAGACTGTGCTAGGTTCCTTTTTAGCTATTTTTCTTTCAGGAGTGGAAATTCTGCCTCTCCCAGTTTTAAAGGGTTTTTCTTTCCTATGTTTATCGAGAGATGGTCTCCGAACTTCcttctctgctttctcttctttagGAACAGTCTCTAACTGCTCTGTCATGATGCTTCTATCATCATCTGTGGGAtcaaaggaaattataacaacaaGACAACAGCAACATCAGAAATTAGTACGGGACATCAAAGGTCCTTGGgacttaaaatatgaaatataggGATACTTTAAAATGTTAGGGTATTTATAGCTATTTGGGGCATTGGACATTTATAATTTTCGCCCATTAGGTTATTAAGTTTTGTTAGgtagcaagaaataaaaaaaaggataatgCACACCTTGAGTATCCACCCAGAGGCTGTCAGCATCCATGATGGAGTCATCAATGGTTGTTTCATCTTTGTAATCGTCATATGTTTCTGTCTTGTACTCAGAGAAGCCAACTTCTTCCTTTTCTGGGGAAGCTGGGGCCTCAGGGGAGCCTTCTTTGGGTTCTCTAAGTGCTTCTGCAGATTCTAATATTTgtggttcttcttcttcttcttcttcttcttcagggGGAGAGGGCCTCCTTTCCATCTCTGGCTGTTCTAGGGCAGCAAAACGCACACTGTGGGAACCAGTTTCCCCTTCGTCTGTTGTGGTTTGCACTACGGTGATGAAGTCATCCTCAATGGTCACCACTGACTCAATTACTCCCTTGTACTCAGGCATCTCCGCTGCACCTGACTCCACCAATTGCTCTTTGACAGCTGGAACACTCAAGTCTGTTATCTGGAGAGTTTCTGAGCGGAAAAGCAGTTTATCAGCCTCTCCCCGggcttctatttcttcctcttcttccctctgagCCTCTTCTGGTTCAGATACAATCCCTTGCAGCAATGGTTCGATGACTTCTGAGGGAGTGATGGAGATGTCTGGAGTTTCCTTGACTTCTTCTTTTGGCTCCTGGACTTGCTCCATCTGGATATCAGTCCCCTCAGGCTGTCCTTCATCACTCTTGGAGTCAGTTACTGCTGGAGGTTCTTCTGCTGGCAATTTGATTGTGATGCCTTCCTTCAGTACAGTTACTTCTGGGCTCACTTCTTTCTTGCCTTCATCAGGTTTCAAGGACTCCATAGTCAGACTCTCAGGAGTGTGATCATGTTCCCCACTTGACTCATAGGATTCCTCTTTATCTACTGCTTCCTGGTGCACCAGGTCAGGCTTGGCcactttttctttgacttctgtCTCAGAAACTTTGCCGCTCTCTTTCAGGTGGCTGGGCTCAATACTGGGAAATGTTTCTGCCTCAGGGGGTTTGGCTAAGTGGGTCCTGTCCTGTTGAGCAGCCTGGGTAGGAGGTTCTGCTTCTTTTTCGGTATCTGCTCCCAGTCCTGAAGCTGCCTGCCCAAAGTCACTGATCTTAGCATCGGATTGACTCTGCTCCATTTTCTTGACAGCAGCATCCAATCCATGGTCCACTTTGGGGGATGGCTCTGCCTCAGCCACCTCTGGCACTGAACTAagactcttttctgccttttcacTTATGAAAATAGTATCTTTTGGTTTGATGGGCTCTTTTCCAAATACTTGTTCAAAGGTCATTCCTGTGCCAAATGCTTCAACTTTATCCACTCCCTCTGCTACTTTTTTGGGCTGTTCTTTTTCTTCCGGAAGCAGCATTTCTTTGGATTCAATGTGTTCTTCACTCTTTTCTAGCACAGTATCCAATTTATCATTACTCTTCTTTTCATGATCAAACTCCCTACCAAGACCTGACTTATCACCAGAGATGGGCTGGGATGGCTCTCCCTCACTACTAAACTCTTCTTTGACTCTTCCAGCTGCTGCCAATTTCACTTCAATCAATGAGAGATCTGTGGCCAAATCTCTTCTGATCTTGTCATCAGAACCATCATAGAAGGAGCCACTTTCACCTGATAAATTCTCACTGTCCTGGACAGGTGATGGTAGAGGAACTGTATACTTATTGAAAACACAGTAACCTAGATCCTCAAGTTGACTGTCTGCTTTTGTGACAACATGGTTTTCATCAGTTAGAGTAGCCAAGCCGGTGCTGCTCTCTTCAAGCAGTGTCTCTGATGGTACTGATTTCCTTCTTGCCGCCTCAGCATCTGCACTCACAGAGGCTAGCCTGGACCTGGTGCCTGCTAGATCCAACATTTCAGGCAAGTCAGGGGCCATCACAGACCCATTTTTATAATAATCTTTGGCCAGGAAAGGTGACTCACACAAAGATTCCACCTGGATATTTTCTGCTCtggtcactttctcctcctccacttgttcttcttcctctttgcttTCTATTGGAAAACAAGGAGCTTTCTCTAGGGCAGGAGTTGTGGCTGGAAGGTAATCATCCCCTTCGTCCAAGCTCCCACTAGTATTAGTTAGAATATCAGAAGCCAGTGGAGAGAGATCATGTCCCCGACCAAAGTTAAACCCAAGTGCTATGGAATCCAGGCAAGACATGGGTAAATTGATTGACATGCTTCTTTGTTCTATGGCAGATCTACCACCAAGTCCTAAACTCCGGCTTAGTGTCAAATCATCCTTATTTTTACTGTGGAGATCTCTTTTTTCTCCATAAACTTTTGGATCAATGGTGAACATCCTTTCTTGAGGAGAGCTAGGCTCTTCGGGTAGGTCAGCTGGATAGCTCTGTGCAAGGGTACTGTATCCTCCCTCTAAAATGGGAGCAGGCTGCTGCTCCTTTCCTGGGTAAAATTCCTTTTCAGAACTTTTATGTATAGGTGAAACTGTATCGTAGGATTCATAGACGCTTTCTTTTGTATCACTCAATTCATAGTAATCACTGCCAGACTGGATGCCCTTTGTGGTTTCTTCTTTCAACGTGGAGGTTTCAAAGTACTTTGACATTCCAGATTTGTCTTCATCCAGCTGCCTCTCATAATCAAGAGAGGTTGCAAGCCCTGTCCTATGGGCCTCAATGTCTTTGTCAGCAACTTCCTCTTGGAACAGTTCCTTGGTTGCACTCTTTTCACTGAGGAGACTTAGTTCATCAGGAGCTTGATCCAGCATTTTTGAAGTTGTGGCTACACCTGAGAGCACTTGTTCTAGGCCTTCAGGGAATGAATCATGTCTTAAATCATCAGTGGGagttttttggtctttcttctcttccttttggaATGTTTTCTCTGTTGAGACACTGATGATGCCCATCTCTTCATCTAATACCTTCTGGGCTTCGCCTTCTTTTGGCAAAGTTTCCTTTTCAGGAATAACATTTTTCTCTTCTGGTTTTGGATGAAGTTCACTGTCCAATAAAGTAGACCTCTGTCCATTGAATGTACAAGGTTCTTTTTTCTGCTCGCTTTCTTGTTTTAGTCCATCTTTTTCTTCCCCAACATCGGAAATTTTCTTAATAGGACTTTCTGCTACAGTTGGTTTATCAGCTTCCGTGGATAGTGTCATTTCTGTTGAGGTTGTCGTTTCCTCTGCTTTTAAGGTTTTTTCCACAAGGATTTGTTCATCCTTTGGAATCTCTTTGGCAATCTGTGTGCCACTGGACTCTTCCTTAGGCTTTTGATCTTCTGGCTTCAGTGTGTCTGGTGCCAAGGGTAGTGCTTCGGAAACAAGTTTATCTTTAGTGGCATCTGACAAATCAGCCTTAGGTTCAGAAGGTAAAGGAAAGCTCACGCTTCCAAAGGGAGTTGGCTTTGGAGAGTCTAATGGTTTCCCTgcccattttgggatttcttgaaCTTCATACCTTTCTTTCGTGGATGTGAGAGGGCCAGGAGATAATTGACTATATGTACTCCATTCATCCTTGGGTACTTCAATGGAcaagtcttttttctctttctgaaacACAGTCTCTGTAGGAAAACCTACATCAAGTTCTGCAGGGATTGGTTCACTTTTCTGTTGCATGTACTCTAGCTCTTCCCCGAAAGTCTGCTCAAAGGGGGTAAGAGGTGCCTTCCCATCTTCTTTGTCGCATACATCCTTTTTCTCTATGATCTCGGGTTGTGCTGGCTGGGTGACTAAGGCATCATGTTTAGGCAGTTCAGCAGGCTTACTTGCTTTCTCaggttccttttctttcttgtctaATGGTTCAACTGTGAGAGGGCCAGTGCCCTGTTGTTCATGGAACTCCATCTTCGAGGCTGTAAGTAAATCTGAAGTAATTGGGTTGCTTTTTAAACAAGTCATACACAGCATTTAGGCAAACAGATTATAATCATTCTTTGACATGATTAATGGATgggagggtaaaaagaaaaaaaaacacatggaaaCATGCAGGcacattatttatttaaaaatcagtatGAAAATGATAAGACTAAGATGCATGTTCACTATTGCTGGTGGGCTCTACCTATGATTAAGTATCTTTGTGGAACTTCTCACCCCTCAAATCTGTATGAGAAATATGCTTTAGGTGAGGAAAATGTGCATTTACCTTCAGATGcacatttcaaataaaaaaaatttacttagcAAGCCACAGAAAGCATGATACAACTTTCAGGGCTGAACAGAGAAAGGCATTGATTTCCACTAATCTTTTGCACTAGTTTTCTCaataccaaataaaataacaGGTTGTAGTTGGAAGACTGACTACTTCCATAAAAGACAGAGATGTGATTATTTCAAGAATAAGGGGTTTCTAATAGACATAGGGCCCACTTTTTAAAACTAAGCAATATATCATTGATGTGAATCTTCAAATATAATTGTATATTTCATATTTGTAAAGAAATAACTGATATTGCTGTTAACCAATTATTTATAAGTTATCTCATGAAAAAGAGACAAGAACTATGAGAATAATTTAATTGGTCATCTGTTAAAAAGCTTAACTCTTTATGATTCAACATctgctaaatattttaaaatactttatatcaCAGCCtctcaatgaatttttttaaacaagtaatAAAGATTAAAGATTTGTGTGCTTAAaccaagaaaattaaaataaatgtcaaTTCTAAAATATCTCTTTAGGTTTTGGACAGGTTTTGATAAAAGCTATAAAATAGCCTACTCATAAGCAATCACGTGATGGAATTTTGAAAACTGAGGGAATGTTGCCTGTTAGCTTCAAAAATGCTAAAGTTATCATAATATTTTTCTTGTGGATGTGATAACTAGAGATAGCACTTgtggctttttttgttttattttattttactttattttatctttttgagaTTAGGTCTCCTTATCTCACATAGGCTGAAAATATAGCAGGCACTCACAGACTTGATCCCAATATGGACCAGGATAACCTGCTCTGTTTTTCTGACCTGGAACAATTCTCCCCTTTATTAGGCAGCCTGAGGGGCTCAGTTGTCAAGAGTTCACCAAGTTGGTGCTGGACTTAGCATAGATACTGGATTGGCTTGACCTCTACTTGAGTTCAGGGCATCCACCACCCTCAACCTATCTGGCAGTAGGGACTGAGTATAGCTGTGTACCACCATACCTGGCTCCACCTATGGTTTAAGGTCTATGTGCCAGTTGGACCAAATGGAATTATAGGATGGTCCAAAGGTTTTTATTGCAGTTTAAACTTTGATAGCTATTAGCTAACAATAACTTAGCTAATAActcttaaagcttaaaactagAGTAAGACTTTTAGGATACCCTGTACTTTGCAAagtttgaagaagaagaagaaaactcaacCACCTCTCAAAAAGAAAGTGTTTTGGAACATCATTACCTTAAGGTGTTGTGTATCCTGTTGTGACTATAGAAAAGAAATGCTCTATGAACTTCTAATAAAGGTCAGATGGATGAAAACTCAAGAAATTTGGAAATGACCAAAGGGATGGGCTGCAATAAATGGAAAGGGTATGACACAAGAAGCATCAGCAGTAGCTCAAGGAAAACTAAACCAGAATGCACTAAAGCATAAAAATACAGCACGCTGCACTGCAAACAAAAACACGTCTATAGTTTAAGCCATTGGTACCACTGTCCAAGTCAACAGGTCTAGTTTTTGAAAAACAAAGCAGATGAATCTCTgcaccaaaaattaaaaaataaaataaaataaaagtgtaCACATATTAGCAATGTGACTGGCAAACAtctgagatggggaagggaaaagcaCTCAGGTGACATTATCAGCTTAGCTgcaaagcatatatatgtatcatagcAAAGTAAAATCAGGAATTTGGTGCCACAGCAGGAAACCATGCGGTCACAGGGCACCAATGCAATGTATTCTTTAAGCATAACAATGGGAGCACCATAAGAATGAGAAGAATAAGAGATGGAACAGCTTTGGGAAAGTGCCAAGTTGGTAAAAGCTATAAAATAGCCTATTCATAAGCAAACACATGCAAATCCTAAAGAAGACACACCTTCCCCAGCAGAGAAAGGTGTTTTTATATCCAGAGACACTTCCTGGACCACTTTTATACTTTGCTCAAGTGGTTCCCCAGTGGAAACACTTTCTTCAGGAACTATTTTGGCTTTTGAACTAGAATCCTCTTGGACCTCACTGAGGCCCATTGGTTGGTCTGAGGACTTAGCGGGCTCACACTCTTTGCCCCATTCTTTTTCAGGAAGAGCAGCAGATTTTGCTTCCTCAGCCACTGGACCCTCTACTGTTTCTTCTTCTTAGGGATGAAAAAGATGTTGACATCAGGACTACAGACAATACACAGTACAACATTCAACTGAGCTCTTACAAAAATAACACTTTCAGCTCCATCTCCATGATAGAATGGCAACCTCAAGTAGACTTTCTTCTAACATTAGGAAGAACAAATTAATCTTATGATGAAAGACATGTTGTCTACTAGTTGCTATATCATAGGGTACAACCATTTaatgaaaatgcattttaatCTCCTGAAATgccatttattttgaaaattgagaGCTGAAAGAGTTTTATTGCTCTATTTTCCCTTAGCAGGAATGGCGATAGGTTGAAAATATGTTGAATATTTGCTGGAAATAAGAGATGATGCTGCTTGTTAATGGATGATTGTGAAATGTAGTGGTATTGATGTACTCAGAAAAGCGCTGCAATTGTTAGTTAGGTGCTGTTTTTTCCAATGCAGGAAGTCTCCACATAAGAATTGATTACACCTTTGGAGAGCCCTTAACAAAATAAACTGTTAAGGAacaatttttcttggaggtgaAAAAAAGACAGAGACCAAGTACCTTGGTTGACTTACTGTAAAATCCACCAATACTTAATAGAATTTATTCAATATTTCCATTGTACAAGAGGCAGCATAGGATAATAAATAGGGAAGCAGCCTTGAAGCttggaatacctgggttcaagacttgattctgacatactggctgtgtgaccctatgcaagggATTTATCAGTGCTCTAGATAATTCTCTGTGACAATACATGAtaaagaaggtgccaacctatTCTGACAGAGGGAATCTCATCTGAAAATTCCATATattaatgaagtcacaggtctaatTTCCATCCTCCTCTTTCTAGGGCAAAATGTTACACAGTTGTCCTTTCCATTCTCTATGGTAcgtagaagaaaatgaaaatttcaagTAAGGTTCAAACACCTTGGAAAACCTGGTTAGGGAAA
It encodes the following:
- the MAP2 gene encoding microtubule-associated protein 2 isoform X8 gives rise to the protein MADDRKDEAKAPHWTSSQLAEASSHPHSPELKEQAGAGDGIVRSANGFPYREEEESSYGDHGQQGTYSKAKENGINGELTSAERETAEEVSARIVQVVTAEAVAVLKGEQEKEAQHKDQPAGLPIAVEESANLPPSPPPSPASEQTGTVEEEEETVEGPVAEEAKSAALPEKEWGKECEPAKSSDQPMGLSEVQEDSSSKAKIVPEESVSTGEPLEQSIKVVQEVSLDIKTPFSAGEDLLTASKMEFHEQQGTGPLTVEPLDKKEKEPEKASKPAELPKHDALVTQPAQPEIIEKKDVCDKEDGKAPLTPFEQTFGEELEYMQQKSEPIPAELDVGFPTETVFQKEKKDLSIEVPKDEWSTYSQLSPGPLTSTKERYEVQEIPKWAGKPLDSPKPTPFGSVSFPLPSEPKADLSDATKDKLVSEALPLAPDTLKPEDQKPKEESSGTQIAKEIPKDEQILVEKTLKAEETTTSTEMTLSTEADKPTVAESPIKKISDVGEEKDGLKQESEQKKEPCTFNGQRSTLLDSELHPKPEEKNVIPEKETLPKEGEAQKVLDEEMGIISVSTEKTFQKEEKKDQKTPTDDLRHDSFPEGLEQVLSGVATTSKMLDQAPDELSLLSEKSATKELFQEEVADKDIEAHRTGLATSLDYERQLDEDKSGMSKYFETSTLKEETTKGIQSGSDYYELSDTKESVYESYDTVSPIHKSSEKEFYPGKEQQPAPILEGGYSTLAQSYPADLPEEPSSPQERMFTIDPKVYGEKRDLHSKNKDDLTLSRSLGLGGRSAIEQRSMSINLPMSCLDSIALGFNFGRGHDLSPLASDILTNTSGSLDEGDDYLPATTPALEKAPCFPIESKEEEEQVEEEKVTRAENIQVESLCESPFLAKDYYKNGSVMAPDLPEMLDLAGTRSRLASVSADAEAARRKSVPSETLLEESSTGLATLTDENHVVTKADSQLEDLGYCVFNKYTVPLPSPVQDSENLSGESGSFYDGSDDKIRRDLATDLSLIEVKLAAAGRVKEEFSSEGEPSQPISGDKSGLGREFDHEKKSNDKLDTVLEKSEEHIESKEMLLPEEKEQPKKVAEGVDKVEAFGTGMTFEQVFGKEPIKPKDTIFISEKAEKSLSSVPEVAEAEPSPKVDHGLDAAVKKMEQSQSDAKISDFGQAASGLGADTEKEAEPPTQAAQQDRTHLAKPPEAETFPSIEPSHLKESGKVSETEVKEKVAKPDLVHQEAVDKEESYESSGEHDHTPESLTMESLKPDEGKKEVSPEVTVLKEGITIKLPAEEPPAVTDSKSDEGQPEGTDIQMEQVQEPKEEVKETPDISITPSEVIEPLLQGIVSEPEEAQREEEEEIEARGEADKLLFRSETLQITDLSVPAVKEQLVESGAAEMPEYKGVIESVVTIEDDFITVVQTTTDEGETGSHSVRFAALEQPEMERRPSPPEEEEEEEEEPQILESAEALREPKEGSPEAPASPEKEEVGFSEYKTETYDDYKDETTIDDSIMDADSLWVDTQDDDRSIMTEQLETVPKEEKAEKEVRRPSLDKHRKEKPFKTGRGRISTPERKIAKKEPSTVSRDEVRRKKAVYKKAELGKKTEVQAHSPSRKIILKPAIKYTRPTHLSCVKRKTTAAGGETNQASGIYKQAKDKFSDGVSKSPEKRSSLPRPSSILPTRRGVSGDRDENSFSLNTSMSASVRRTTRSEPIRRTGKSGTSTPTTPGSTAITPGTPPSYSSRTPGTPGTPSYPRTPHTPGTPKSGILVPTEKKVAIIRTPPKSPATPKQLRLINQPLPDLKNVRSKIGSTDNIRYQPKGGQVRILNKKMDFSEVQSRCGSKDNIKHSAGGGNIQIVTKKIDLSHVTSKCGSLKNIRHRPGGGRVKIESVKLDFKEKAQAKVGSLDNAHHIPGGGNVKIDSQKLNFREHAKARVDHGAEIITQSPGRSSVASPRRLSNVSSSGSINLLESPQLATLAEDVTAALAKQGL
- the MAP2 gene encoding microtubule-associated protein 2 isoform X5; protein product: MADDRKDEAKAPHWTSSQLAEASSHPHSPELKEQAGAGDGIVRSANGFPYREEEESSYGDHGQQGTYSKAKENGINGELTSAERETAAVEESANLPPSPPPSPASEQTGTVEEDLLTASKMEFHEQQGTGPLTVEPLDKKEKEPEKASKPAELPKHDALVTQPAQPEIIEKKDVCDKEDGKAPLTPFEQTFGEELEYMQQKSEPIPAELDVGFPTETVFQKEKKDLSIEVPKDEWSTYSQLSPGPLTSTKERYEVQEIPKWAGKPLDSPKPTPFGSVSFPLPSEPKADLSDATKDKLVSEALPLAPDTLKPEDQKPKEESSGTQIAKEIPKDEQILVEKTLKAEETTTSTEMTLSTEADKPTVAESPIKKISDVGEEKDGLKQESEQKKEPCTFNGQRSTLLDSELHPKPEEKNVIPEKETLPKEGEAQKVLDEEMGIISVSTEKTFQKEEKKDQKTPTDDLRHDSFPEGLEQVLSGVATTSKMLDQAPDELSLLSEKSATKELFQEEVADKDIEAHRTGLATSLDYERQLDEDKSGMSKYFETSTLKEETTKGIQSGSDYYELSDTKESVYESYDTVSPIHKSSEKEFYPGKEQQPAPILEGGYSTLAQSYPADLPEEPSSPQERMFTIDPKVYGEKRDLHSKNKDDLTLSRSLGLGGRSAIEQRSMSINLPMSCLDSIALGFNFGRGHDLSPLASDILTNTSGSLDEGDDYLPATTPALEKAPCFPIESKEEEEQVEEEKVTRAENIQVESLCESPFLAKDYYKNGSVMAPDLPEMLDLAGTRSRLASVSADAEAARRKSVPSETLLEESSTGLATLTDENHVVTKADSQLEDLGYCVFNKYTVPLPSPVQDSENLSGESGSFYDGSDDKIRRDLATDLSLIEVKLAAAGRVKEEFSSEGEPSQPISGDKSGLGREFDHEKKSNDKLDTVLEKSEEHIESKEMLLPEEKEQPKKVAEGVDKVEAFGTGMTFEQVFGKEPIKPKDTIFISEKAEKSLSSVPEVAEAEPSPKVDHGLDAAVKKMEQSQSDAKISDFGQAASGLGADTEKEAEPPTQAAQQDRTHLAKPPEAETFPSIEPSHLKESGKVSETEVKEKVAKPDLVHQEAVDKEESYESSGEHDHTPESLTMESLKPDEGKKEVSPEVTVLKEGITIKLPAEEPPAVTDSKSDEGQPEGTDIQMEQVQEPKEEVKETPDISITPSEVIEPLLQGIVSEPEEAQREEEEEIEARGEADKLLFRSETLQITDLSVPAVKEQLVESGAAEMPEYKGVIESVVTIEDDFITVVQTTTDEGETGSHSVRFAALEQPEMERRPSPPEEEEEEEEEPQILESAEALREPKEGSPEAPASPEKEEVGFSEYKTETYDDYKDETTIDDSIMDADSLWVDTQDDDRSIMTEQLETVPKEEKAEKEVRRPSLDKHRKEKPFKTGRGRISTPERKIAKKEPSTVSRDEVRRKKAVYKKAELGKKTEVQAHSPSRKIILKPAIKYTRPTHLSCVKRKTTAAGGETNQASGIYKQAKDKFSDGVSKSPEKRSSLPRPSSILPTRRGVSGDRDENSFSLNTSMSASVRRTTRSEPIRRTGKSGTSTPTTPGSTAITPGTPPSYSSRTPGTPGTPSYPRTPHTPGTPKSGILVPTEKKVAIIRTPPKSPATPKQLRLINQPLPDLKNVRSKIGSTDNIRYQPKGGQVRILNKKMDFSEVQSRCGSKDNIKHSAGGGNIQIVTKKIDLSHVTSKCGSLKNIRHRPGGGRVKIESVKLDFKEKAQAKVGSLDNAHHIPGGGNVKIDSQKLNFREHAKARVDHGAEIITQSPGRSSVASPRRLSNVSSSGSINLLESPQLATLAEDVTAALAKQGL
- the MAP2 gene encoding microtubule-associated protein 2 isoform X9 translates to MADDRKDEAKAPHWTSSQLAEASSHPHSPELKEQAGAGDGIVRSANGFPYREEEESSYGDHGQQGTYSKAKENGINGELTSAERETAEEVSARIVQVVTAEAVAVLKGEQEKEAQHKDQPAGLPIAVEESANLPPSPPPSPASEQTGTVEEEEETVEGPVAEEAKSAALPEKEWGKECEPAKSSDQPMGLSEVQEDSSSKAKIVPEESVSTGEPLEQSIKVVQEVSLDIKTPFSAGEDLLTASKMEFHEQQGTGPLTVEPLDKKEKEPEKASKPAELPKHDALVTQPAQPEIIEKKDVCDKEDGKAPLTPFEQTFGEELEYMQQKSEPIPAELDVGFPTETVFQKEKKDLSIEVPKDEWSTYSQLSPGPLTSTKERYEVQEIPKWAGKPLDSPKPTPFGSVSFPLPSEPKADLSDATKDKLVSEALPLAPDTLKPEDQKPKEESSGTQIAKEIPKDEQILVEKTLKAEETTTSTEMTLSTEADKPTVAESPIKKISDVGEEKDGLKQESEQKKEPCTFNGQRSTLLDSELHPKPEEKNVIPEKETLPKEGEAQKVLDEEMGIISVSTEKTFQKEEKKDQKTPTDDLRHDSFPEGLEQVLSGVATTSKMLDQAPDELSLLSEKSATKELFQEEVADKDIEAHRTGLATSLDYERQLDEDKSGMSKYFETSTLKEETTKGIQSGSDYYELSDTKESVYESYDTVSPIHKSSEKEFYPGKEQQPAPILEGGYSTLAQSYPADLPEEPSSPQERMFTIDPKVYGEKRDLHSKNKDDLTLSRSLGLGGRSAIEQRSMSINLPMSCLDSIALGFNFGRGHDLSPLASDILTNTSGSLDEGDDYLPATTPALEKAPCFPIESKEEEEQVEEEKVTRAENIQVESLCESPFLAKDYYKNGSVMAPDLPEMLDLAGTRSRLASVSADAEAARRKSVPSETLLEESSTGLATLTDENHVVTKADSQLEDLGYCVFNKYTVPLPSPVQDSENLSGESGSFYDGSDDKIRRDLATDLSLIEVKLAAAGRVKEEFSSEGEPSQPISGDKSGLGREFDHEKKSNDKLDTVLEKSEEHIESKEMLLPEEKEQPKKVAEGVDKVEAFGTGMTFEQVFGKEPIKPKDTIFISEKAEKSLSSVPEVAEAEPSPKVDHGLDAAVKKMEQSQSDAKISDFGQAASGLGADTEKEAEPPTQAAQQDRTHLAKPPEAETFPSIEPSHLKESGKVSETEVKEKVAKPDLVHQEAVDKEESYESSGEHDHTPESLTMESLKPDEGKKEVSPEVTVLKEGITIKLPAEEPPAVTDSKSDEGQPEGTDIQMEQVQEPKEEVKETPDISITPSEVIEPLLQGIVSEPEEAQREEEEEIEARGEADKLLFRSETLQITDLSVPAVKEQLVESGAAEMPEYKGVIESVVTIEDDFITVVQTTTDEGETGSHSVRFAALEQPEMERRPSPPEEEEEEEEEPQILESAEALREPKEGSPEAPASPEKEEVGFSEYKTETYDDYKDETTIDDSIMDADSLWVDTQDDDRSIMTEQLETVPKEEKAEKEVRRPSLDKHRKEKPFKTGRGRISTPERKIAKKEPSTVSRDEVRRKKAVYKKAELGKKTEVQAHSPSRKIILKPAIKYTRPTHLSCVKRKTTAAGGETNQASGIYKQAKDKFSDGVSKSPEKRSSLPRPSSILPTRRGVSGDRDENSFSLNTSMSASVRRTTRSEPIRRTGKSGTSTPTTPGSTAITPGTPPSYSSRTPGTPGTPSYPRTPHTPGTPKSGILVPTEKKVAIIRTPPKSPATPKQLRLINQPLPDLKNVRSKIGSTDNIRYQPKGGQIQIVTKKIDLSHVTSKCGSLKNIRHRPGGGRVKIESVKLDFKEKAQAKVGSLDNAHHIPGGGNVKIDSQKLNFREHAKARVDHGAEIITQSPGRSSVASPRRLSNVSSSGSINLLESPQLATLAEDVTAALAKQGL